CGTCGTAGCAGGGTTTGTTGGCGTCGCGGTAGTACAGCCCGAAGTAACGCTTTTTCTGCAGGGCCAGTTCAAAGGCCTTGACCAAGTTGCCCGGGTCATGATCGATGACCTCGGTCTTGTCGGCGATGCGCTTATCCGGCGCGATCCCTTTTTCGTTTTTGAGGAATCCGAACCAGGTCGTGCTTTTGTGGTCAAAGTTGAAGGGGTCGAAATGGGGGCAACGCTGGAGGATATGCACAAATGAAAAACCCTTGTGTTCAAACGCCGCCTTCAGGGTGTTGCCCAGGTGATCCGGGATCCAGTCGGCTGTCCCGGCCACGAATGACGCGCCCAGGCCCAGGGCCATCCGGATCGGATCGATCGGTTCGAGGTAAGTCCCATGCGGCTGGGTCATGGTGGGATGTTCTCGCCGCGTTGTGGGGGACGTCTGGTTCTTGGTCAGGGCGTAAAGTTCGTTGTCATAGAGCATGAAAACACAGTTGAAGTTTTTGTTGATCCCGTGGATCAGGTGGTTGCCGCCGATGCTCAAGGCGTCGCCGTCACCGGAATGGACAAAGATGTTCAGGTCGGGCCGGGCGATGGCCAGTCCCAGGGCGATGGTGATGGGGCGTCCGTGGATCGAGTGCACGCCGTAGGTGTTGTAATAATTCGGAGCGCGGCCGGAGCAGCCGATCCCGGAAATGTTGACCGTGGTATGCAGCTGCAACTGGGTGTCGACAACGAAACGTTTGAGTCCCATCGTGACCCCGAAGTCCCCGCAGCCGACGCACCAGCGGGGGTTCTCCGTGTGGAGGTCCTTGATGGTGATGGGCTGCCCAGCGGGGGCCGGGACGGGCCCGTTTGTCGTCTGTGTTGTCATGAGTTTTTCTCCTTGAACGAACGGCCTCCGGTTTCCGGAAGCCGGGATGATCATTTTACGGAAACGGCGGTGTCCGGCCGAGCATCTCGGCCACCTTGTTGACAATGCCGTTGGGCCTCAGCGGCCGTCCCGAGGCTTTGGAAATCAGCGGCCGGATGTCCATGCAGGTGTGCGCCCTGAGCAGAAACGCCAGCGGGGACGGTTTGAGCTCGTCGCCGTAGGCCACTTCAACGGTGACGACTTTTTTGAATTTGGAGAAGATGTCCTTCAGCATTAACGGCAAGGGATAGACAATCTTCAGGTGCAGCCCCGAGGCCGGGATGCCGAGCTTCATGCATTTGTTCACGATGGCTTCCTCGATCGTTCCCCGGGCGCTTCCCCATCCGACGATGAGGACTTCGTTCTCCTCCGGGCCGAACATTTCCGGTTTGGTCAGGGCGCGCTGGACAACGTGCACCTTTTCGTTGCGGACCGCGTGCGAGCGGTGGTTGGTCCCGGCGAAATAGTTGATGGACCCTTCTGCCGTGGTGTTGAGGCCGGTGATGCGACGCATCCCGCCCGGCGTGCCGGGAATGTCCTGGCGGTTCCGGACCATTTCGATCTTTTCCGGCAGCCGCTGGATGTGGAAACGTTCCAGGACGAAATCCGGGATGTCGTTGATATTGTCCATCAACGTGATTTTCGGCGTCTGGATGACTTTGTAGCTGTTGGCGGTCAAAAAGTCACTCAGGATAAAGACCGGCAATTTGAGTTTTTCGGCCAGGTAACGGGCCACTTGCGGCGCGTAAAAACAGTCAATGATATTGGAGACGCTTAATACAATTTTTGCGTAATCTCCATGGCTGCCGAAGATCGCCGCCAGCAGATCGGATTGTTCGGTTTTGGTCGGCATCCCTGTTGAGGGGCCGGATCTCTGGACATCGATGACGATGAGCGGGACCTCTGCGGCCGTGGCGAACCCGATGAATTCCTGCTTGAGCGACAGCCCCGGGCCGGAGGTCGCTGTCACGGCCGTGACGCCGCCGTAGGAGGCGCCGATGGCCGAGCCGATCGCCGCGATCTCGTCTTCCGCCTGGTGAACGACCCCGCCATAGGACGGGAACTGTTTGGCCAGGGTGTGCATGATGGAAGACGCCGGCGTGATCGGGTATCCGCTGTAGAATTTGATGCCCGCGTCGATGATGCCCATGCTCAGCGACGAATTTCCGTCGATCAGGACCATGTCGTCCAGCGGGCGCGTGCCCTTGATCTCAAAGGAGAAATTGACGTTCTTTTGGGCGAACTGATAGCCGTGGTCGAACAAAAGCAGGTTTTGCTTGAGGACCTCTTCCTTGAGTTTTTTACCGAAGGCTTCCTTGATTTCGATGATGACCGGCTCGGGCGGCATGTTGTAGATGGCGGCCAGCATGCCCATGTAATACATGTTCTCCCCTTTGCCGCCCAGGTTATGGATGATTTTCTTGGCTTCCGCGTCGATCTCAAAAGGGAAAAGGTTGAGCTTGAGTTCCGCGACCCGCTTGATGACCTTTGCGTAGGATTCCTCGTTGTCCGGCTTGTTCCCCATGTCGAGCAGGACCCGGGCGTTGGGGTTGGTTTCTTCGTCATCGAGCCGGCGGTCCAGCACGATTTCGTGCGAAGCGAGGATCAGGTCCGTGTCGTTGCCGATGTTGGTGATGTCGAAATCCGCCACACGGATGATAACTCCGGACAAGGCCGGCCTTGTCCTCGGCGGCGGGCTGATCTCCGCCGGGATCATGGGTTCGATGTAAACGTATTTGCCTGTCCGGGCGAAGGCCTGGATCAGGATGTCCCCGGATTTCTGGGCGCCGAACCCGGCGTCCATCAAAAGCTCAAACCGGGAGATGTTCTTCATTTCCTTTGACATGTCGACTCCCTTCAATCTTCACGACACTGCGTCATTCCTAAAAAAGTCCAAACGACCACAGTGACTTTATTTCAGAAAAGTTGCGGACTCCTGGATGCGTTAAAACCCGCGGTTGTCAGCAACATTTGTCCCGTGCCGCGGAGGAAGTCCTCTCGGCGGATTGGGGACGGTAGGGCCGCAGGTCCTGGATATCTTTCATCCCGGGGAACGACAGGCCGTCCTCTCCGGTTTCTGGATTTTCCTCTTTTTCAATGAGTTCGTCAAGGTTTTGTGCGGAGCGGATCTGGAATCCCGCGTCGCGGATCATGCGCAGGGTCTTGCCGCGGGACGAGCCCTTGGTGTTCAGATAGCCCTGAAGGAACAGGGAACTGGCCGGGTACAGGCCCAGAACTTCCAT
This window of the Candidatus Omnitrophota bacterium genome carries:
- a CDS encoding thiamine pyrophosphate-dependent enzyme produces the protein MTTQTTNGPVPAPAGQPITIKDLHTENPRWCVGCGDFGVTMGLKRFVVDTQLQLHTTVNISGIGCSGRAPNYYNTYGVHSIHGRPITIALGLAIARPDLNIFVHSGDGDALSIGGNHLIHGINKNFNCVFMLYDNELYALTKNQTSPTTRREHPTMTQPHGTYLEPIDPIRMALGLGASFVAGTADWIPDHLGNTLKAAFEHKGFSFVHILQRCPHFDPFNFDHKSTTWFGFLKNEKGIAPDKRIADKTEVIDHDPGNLVKAFELALQKKRYFGLYYRDANKPCYDDILRNLAQNAPQKPRTGILDAFKI
- a CDS encoding 2-oxoacid:acceptor oxidoreductase family protein, whose translation is MSKEMKNISRFELLMDAGFGAQKSGDILIQAFARTGKYVYIEPMIPAEISPPPRTRPALSGVIIRVADFDITNIGNDTDLILASHEIVLDRRLDDEETNPNARVLLDMGNKPDNEESYAKVIKRVAELKLNLFPFEIDAEAKKIIHNLGGKGENMYYMGMLAAIYNMPPEPVIIEIKEAFGKKLKEEVLKQNLLLFDHGYQFAQKNVNFSFEIKGTRPLDDMVLIDGNSSLSMGIIDAGIKFYSGYPITPASSIMHTLAKQFPSYGGVVHQAEDEIAAIGSAIGASYGGVTAVTATSGPGLSLKQEFIGFATAAEVPLIVIDVQRSGPSTGMPTKTEQSDLLAAIFGSHGDYAKIVLSVSNIIDCFYAPQVARYLAEKLKLPVFILSDFLTANSYKVIQTPKITLMDNINDIPDFVLERFHIQRLPEKIEMVRNRQDIPGTPGGMRRITGLNTTAEGSINYFAGTNHRSHAVRNEKVHVVQRALTKPEMFGPEENEVLIVGWGSARGTIEEAIVNKCMKLGIPASGLHLKIVYPLPLMLKDIFSKFKKVVTVEVAYGDELKPSPLAFLLRAHTCMDIRPLISKASGRPLRPNGIVNKVAEMLGRTPPFP